Proteins from a single region of Candidatus Puniceispirillum marinum IMCC1322:
- a CDS encoding DnaB-like helicase C-terminal domain-containing protein, producing the protein MQITNDEQTEFIRHESCPKCGSSDALAVYGDSATQEVHHGWCFSCQTFQKGDNVDGSYTNTPKRNSSSANLLDGEYNEIKSRGLTEETCRKFNYTTAIHNGEPVQVATYLDENGRPVAQKVRTKSKKFTMLGDAKAATLYGSHLYKTGKKLVICEGEIDAMTVSQVQGHKWATVSLTQGCSSAVKTMKNNWEFITKFEEVILMFDMDSVGQKAAQEAAATLPVGKAKIAYLPCKDANECLLQGKSAEIIQAIYQAREYRPDGIVVATDYRDVISEDDQASSVTYPYSNLNEIFRGLRLKEILLVAAGSGTGKTTFVKEIAYHLHQQGERVGLIMLEESNKRSLLSLVGTHMNKNVLVDRSEVTDDEIIEAFDDLFGEGRNPVYLYDHWGSSDVDLICQRITYMAKVLGIKWVFLDHISMLCTQMGGSSGFGSERLIIDYAMTKLRTMVQELDIGLILVSHVKRPDGNSGHESGGQPVRLNHLRGSSSLGQLSDGVIALNVDSDEPDSDIRHLHILKNRFCGATGYSGTLRYDRDTSRLVEEELAHLFEQEEDDEETEEAQQTGDSA; encoded by the coding sequence ATGCAGATCACAAATGACGAACAAACGGAATTCATCCGACATGAAAGTTGCCCCAAATGTGGGTCGTCGGATGCGCTTGCAGTCTATGGCGATAGTGCCACTCAAGAAGTACATCATGGATGGTGCTTCTCTTGTCAGACTTTTCAGAAAGGAGACAACGTGGACGGATCATATACGAATACGCCAAAGCGGAATTCATCTAGCGCAAATCTACTAGATGGCGAATACAACGAGATCAAATCGCGTGGACTGACGGAAGAGACATGCCGAAAGTTCAACTATACGACAGCTATCCACAATGGTGAGCCTGTCCAAGTTGCGACCTATCTAGATGAAAACGGACGTCCTGTAGCACAGAAAGTACGGACGAAATCCAAGAAGTTCACCATGCTAGGAGATGCGAAAGCCGCAACCCTGTATGGAAGCCACTTATATAAGACTGGCAAGAAGCTGGTCATATGCGAAGGCGAAATCGACGCAATGACCGTATCACAGGTTCAAGGCCATAAGTGGGCGACTGTATCCTTAACTCAAGGATGCAGTTCGGCTGTTAAGACCATGAAAAACAACTGGGAATTCATAACCAAGTTTGAGGAAGTTATCCTCATGTTTGATATGGACTCAGTTGGGCAGAAAGCCGCCCAAGAAGCGGCGGCAACTCTTCCAGTAGGTAAGGCGAAAATCGCCTATCTACCGTGCAAAGATGCAAATGAATGTCTACTGCAAGGCAAGTCAGCCGAAATCATCCAAGCTATCTATCAGGCGCGAGAATACCGTCCTGATGGGATTGTGGTGGCAACAGATTATCGTGACGTCATCAGTGAGGATGACCAAGCGTCATCAGTGACCTATCCATATTCAAATCTGAACGAAATATTTCGTGGTTTGAGACTGAAGGAAATTCTTCTAGTTGCTGCCGGAAGCGGGACTGGAAAAACCACCTTCGTCAAGGAGATAGCATATCACCTTCATCAACAAGGTGAGCGTGTTGGTCTTATCATGCTTGAAGAGTCAAACAAGCGTAGCCTCTTATCTTTGGTCGGAACGCACATGAATAAGAATGTGCTGGTTGACCGGAGCGAGGTTACCGACGACGAAATCATAGAAGCATTCGATGATTTATTCGGTGAAGGACGGAACCCAGTGTATCTTTATGACCACTGGGGCAGTTCTGATGTCGATTTGATATGCCAGCGCATCACCTATATGGCGAAGGTCTTGGGTATCAAATGGGTATTCCTTGATCACATCAGTATGCTTTGCACCCAAATGGGCGGAAGCAGTGGCTTTGGATCAGAACGCCTGATCATCGATTATGCCATGACCAAGCTTCGCACTATGGTGCAAGAATTAGACATTGGCTTGATCTTGGTCAGCCATGTCAAACGTCCAGATGGAAACTCTGGGCACGAAAGTGGTGGACAGCCAGTACGTCTGAACCACCTCAGGGGTTCATCAAGTCTTGGTCAGCTATCAGATGGCGTAATTGCCCTGAATGTTGACTCAGATGAACCAGACTCTGACATCCGTCACCTTCACATCCTCAAGAACCGTTTCTGTGGTGCTACTGGCTATAGCGGCACACTCAGATATGACAGGGACACTTCACGTCTTGTTGAAGAAGAGCTGGCACATTTGTTCGAACAGGAAGAAGACGACGAAGAAACTGAAGAAGCACAACAAACAGGAGATAGTGCATGA